The following proteins are co-located in the Camelina sativa cultivar DH55 chromosome 12, Cs, whole genome shotgun sequence genome:
- the LOC104732441 gene encoding LON peptidase N-terminal domain and RING finger protein 3: MIQMDGGDRLRVTLLDRMSTVENGRSSVTLEDILMAETSGFRSLTAPSSPARNHSNGSLLDVMRRERRRDKTAWKSFRDKLRLKRTSTGWISSNNPIPTLDTPIHNLNSESHRLNRLGELLSNSETDRSSGDVRNGGDEAVEREGRRRLGTVLAADREEMQPPRMSLMELLEDNDGQMYDVCGEREAAEVEAEGEGRNGCGGGEAVGMTATAELGCCVCMIRSKGAAFIPCGHTFCRLCSRELWVQRGNCPLCNTTILQVLDIF, encoded by the exons ATGATTCAAATGGACGGTGGAGATAGGCTTAGAGTGACGTTATTAGACCGTATGTCAACGGTTGAGAATGGTCGGAGCTCAGTGACTCTTGAAGATATTCTGATGGCTGAAACGAGTGGTTTCCGATCGCTTACTGCGCCGTCGTCTCCGGCTAGGAACCACTCGAATGGTAGTTTACTTGACGTGATGAGAAGAGAGCGTCGCCGTGATAAAACCGCTTGGAAATCGTTCCGGGATAAGCTCCGTCTCAAACGCACCTCTACGGGCTGGATCTCGTCTAATAATCCTATCCCGACATTGGATACTCCTATCCATAATCTGAATAGTGAGAGTCATCGATTAAACCGTCTTGGAGAACTCCTCTCTAACTCCGAGACTGACCGGAGCAGTGGTGACGTTAGGAATGGTGGAGATGAGGCGGTGGAGCGAGAAGGAAGGCGCCGGTTAGGTACGGTGTTGGCGGCAGATAGAGAG GAAATGCAGCCGCCGAGGATGTCTCTAATGGAGTTGTTGGAGGATAATGATGGACAAATGTATGATGTCTGCGGCGAGAGAGAAGCGGCTGAGGTGGAGGCGGAAGGGGAGGGACGAAATGGTTGTGGAGGAGGAGAGGCGGTGGGGATGACGGCGACGGCGGAGTTGGGTTGTTGCGTGTGTATGATAAGGAGTAAAGGTGCGGCTTTTATACCGTGTGGACATACGTTTTGCAGATTGTGTTCGAGAGAGCTTTGGGTACAGAGAGGAAACTGTCCGTTATGTAACACTACCATTTTACAAGTTCTTGATATTTTCTAG